The Mus musculus strain C57BL/6J chromosome 2, GRCm38.p6 C57BL/6J genome has a window encoding:
- the Olfr1006 gene encoding olfactory receptor 1006: MELDNRTILTEFILVGFSADPHWQLTLFGIFLTIYLLTLSGNMLLVVLIRIDSRLHTPMYFFISNLSFLDFWYTSVYTPKILATCISEDKRISLAGCGAQLFFSCVVAYTECYLLAAMAYDRHSAICSPLIYSSIMSSSLCTGLVAGCYIGGVLNAIAHTANTFRLTFCGKNIIDHFFCDAPPLVKMSCTDTRVYEKVLLGVVGFTVLSSILAILISYFNILLAILRIRSASGRRKAFSTCASHLVSVMLFYGSLLFMYSRPSSTYSLEKDKVAALFYTVVNPLLNPLIYSLRNKDVKDAFRKATQTIRPHT; encoded by the coding sequence ATGGAGTTGGACAATCGTACCATCCTGACTGAATTCATCCTTGTGGGCTTCTCAGCAGACCCCCACTGGCAGCTGACTCTATTTGGAATATTTCTAACCATCTACTTGTTGACATTGTCAGGGAACATGTTGCTGGTTGTTTTAATCCGAATTGATTCTAGACTGCATACACCTATGTACTTTTTCATCAGCAATCTGTCATTTTTGGATTTCTGGTATACTTCTGTATATACCCCCAAAATATTGGCCACTTGTATCTCAGAAGACAAACGCATTTCCTTGGCTGGATGTGGGGCTCAGCTGTTCTTCTCCTGTGTTGTAGCATACACTGAGTGCTACCTGCTGGCAGCCATGGCTTATGACCGACATTCTGCAATTTGTAGTCCATTGATCTATTCAAGCATCATGTCATCTTCTCTCTGTACTGGGCTAGTAGCTGGGTGTTACATAGGGGGGGTTTTGAATGCCATAGCCCATACTGCAAACACCTTCCGGCTAACTTTCTGTGGTAAAAATATTATTGACCACTTTTTCTGTGATGCACCACCCTTGGTAAAAATGTCCTGTACAGATACCCGTGTCTATGAAAAAGTCCTCCTGGGTGTGGTGGGCTTCACGGTACTCTCCAGCATTCTTGCCATCCTCATTTCCTACTTCAACATCCTGCTGGCTATCTTGAGGATCCGCTCAGCCTCAGGAAGACGTAAAGCTTTCTCTACCTGTGCCTCTCACCTGGTCTCTGTCATGCTGTTCTATGGTTCCTTGCTTTTCATGTATTCAAGGCCTAGTTCAACCTACTCTCTAGAAAAGGACAAAGTGGCTGCCCTCTTCTATACTGTAGTCAACCCATTGCTCAACCCTCTCATCTATAGCCTAAGAAACAAAGATGTCAAAGATGCCTTCAGAAAAGCAACACAGACAATACGACCACACACATGA